A portion of the Deinococcus peraridilitoris DSM 19664 genome contains these proteins:
- a CDS encoding IS4 family transposase, with product MIRRIERFFQQHPLCPLDVARFVLQALPDGKRIFILDRTNWKLGMQDVNLLVLAVRWRGVAIPLLWETLDHGGSSNQSIRAELLRQALELLKPHQIRLLIADREFIGADWLAFLTGHRVPFCLRIRADTNVDGLPACEWLPDLKAHERGVIAHEVEVMGTFVNVAVAVSAEGERVVVIGTLRAERLLDCYAARWAVESLFASMKSRGFRLESSHMTRAAHVSRLIGLLTLALVWCALLGAGEARRVLVHGRAAVGMLAAGWSRLIRAFTRAVWGEAATLLELVDQLFSPAGT from the coding sequence GTGATCCGGCGGATTGAACGGTTCTTCCAGCAGCACCCGCTGTGCCCACTCGATGTTGCCCGCTTCGTCCTCCAAGCCCTCCCGGACGGCAAGCGCATCTTCATTCTCGACCGAACGAACTGGAAACTTGGGATGCAGGACGTCAACCTGCTGGTGCTCGCCGTTCGCTGGCGCGGCGTCGCGATCCCACTCTTGTGGGAGACGCTCGACCATGGTGGAAGCAGCAACCAGAGCATCCGCGCGGAGTTGCTCAGGCAGGCACTCGAACTCCTGAAACCCCACCAGATTCGCTTGTTGATCGCTGACCGTGAATTCATCGGTGCAGACTGGTTGGCGTTCCTGACCGGGCACCGCGTGCCGTTCTGCTTGCGCATCCGAGCAGATACCAACGTCGATGGTTTGCCGGCGTGCGAGTGGTTGCCTGACCTGAAGGCGCACGAGCGCGGGGTGATTGCGCACGAGGTGGAGGTGATGGGTACCTTCGTGAACGTCGCCGTGGCCGTGAGCGCTGAGGGTGAGCGGGTGGTGGTGATCGGGACGTTACGAGCCGAGCGGCTGCTGGACTGCTATGCCGCAAGGTGGGCAGTGGAGTCACTTTTTGCTTCGATGAAGTCCAGGGGTTTCCGGCTGGAATCGTCGCACATGACGCGGGCGGCGCACGTGTCACGGCTGATCGGGTTGCTGACGTTGGCATTGGTGTGGTGTGCGTTGCTGGGCGCCGGGGAGGCACGGCGGGTGCTGGTCCATGGCCGCGCGGCGGTGGGGATGCTGGCAGCTGGCTGGTCGAGGTTGATACGGGCGTTCACGCGGGCCGTGTGGGGCGAGGCTGCCACGCTCCTGGAGCTGGTGGACCAGCTTTTCTCACCGGCTGGCACTTGA